One Chloroflexi bacterium ADurb.Bin180 genomic window carries:
- the sigA_2 gene encoding RNA polymerase sigma factor SigA gives MVPSSEGGRITVAFPDSRGATVEIKRGGHRQGVPFCTNKGERMSEAELKEKVKTTDPARELIEKAEEQGYLTVEDVLEYFPEAEKNLPQLEDLLTYLYNEGIEIISEEAEEEEDKPEPKEPDASELEAEPEEEVFDLSGISSDDTISLYLKEMASVPLLKAEEEIRLAKQLERGKAAHRKLDREGQNPALREKYLREADIGAAARAHLIKANTRLVVSIAKRYMGQGVPFLDLIQEGNLGLMKAVEKFDYRRGCKFSTYATWWIRQSITRALAEQGRIIRLPSHVGDRIRKVYRTAQQLEQDGGQKPTPAEIANRLGVEPSKVRWLLKVSRRPLSLEKPVGEEEDSELGEFIEDEESPTPTDTVTQNLLSQKMDQVLATLSPREARILRLRFGLQDGRSYTLKEVGEKFGLTRERIRQIEREALNRLRHPSRSRQLRDYVK, from the coding sequence ATGGTGCCAAGCTCGGAGGGCGGGAGAATCACAGTGGCTTTCCCAGACTCCAGAGGTGCAACAGTCGAGATCAAGCGCGGGGGACACCGGCAAGGTGTCCCCTTTTGCACCAACAAAGGTGAGAGAATGAGTGAAGCCGAACTGAAGGAAAAAGTCAAGACCACCGACCCGGCGCGAGAGCTGATCGAGAAAGCCGAAGAGCAGGGCTACCTGACCGTGGAGGACGTGCTTGAGTACTTCCCTGAGGCGGAGAAGAACCTTCCGCAACTGGAGGATCTGCTGACCTACCTGTACAACGAGGGCATCGAGATCATCTCCGAAGAGGCGGAGGAAGAGGAAGACAAGCCTGAGCCAAAGGAGCCCGATGCCAGCGAGCTGGAGGCCGAGCCGGAAGAAGAAGTCTTTGACCTGAGCGGCATCTCCAGCGACGACACGATCAGTCTGTACCTCAAGGAGATGGCCAGCGTTCCACTGCTCAAGGCCGAAGAGGAGATTCGACTGGCCAAGCAGCTCGAGCGCGGCAAAGCGGCGCACCGCAAGCTCGACCGCGAAGGCCAGAACCCGGCGCTGAGGGAAAAGTACCTGCGCGAGGCCGACATCGGTGCGGCGGCGCGAGCTCATCTCATCAAGGCCAATACCCGCCTCGTGGTGAGCATCGCCAAGCGCTACATGGGTCAGGGCGTGCCCTTTCTTGACCTGATTCAGGAAGGCAATCTGGGCCTGATGAAGGCCGTGGAAAAGTTCGACTACCGACGTGGCTGCAAGTTCAGCACCTATGCCACCTGGTGGATCCGGCAGAGCATCACGCGCGCCCTCGCTGAGCAGGGGCGTATCATTCGCCTTCCTTCGCACGTTGGGGATCGCATTCGCAAGGTGTACCGCACTGCTCAGCAGCTCGAGCAGGACGGTGGGCAGAAACCCACGCCAGCCGAGATCGCCAACCGCCTCGGTGTGGAACCATCCAAGGTGCGGTGGCTGCTCAAGGTATCGCGGCGGCCCCTGTCCCTGGAAAAGCCGGTGGGTGAAGAAGAGGACAGCGAGCTGGGCGAGTTTATCGAAGACGAGGAAAGCCCCACCCCCACCGATACCGTCACGCAGAACTTGCTCTCGCAAAAGATGGATCAAGTCCTGGCCACCCTCAGCCCCCGCGAGGCGCGGATCCTGCGTCTGCGGTTTGGGTTGCAGGACGGCCGGTCCTATACATTGAAGGAAGTCGGAGAAAAGTTCGG